The Glycine soja cultivar W05 chromosome 6, ASM419377v2, whole genome shotgun sequence genome has a window encoding:
- the LOC114417166 gene encoding zinc finger protein NUTCRACKER-like — translation MDEGEIITHTAFPQNLTASAASNDHNKPPSALRRKRNLPGNPDPEAEVIALSPKTLMATNRFLCETCGKGFQRDQNLQLHRRGHNLPWKLKQRTGKEARKRVYVCPEKSCVHHDPSRALGDLTGIKKHFCRKHGEKKWKCEKCSKRYAVQSDWKAHSKTCGTREYKCDCGTIFSRRDSFITHRAFCDALAEETARVNAASDINTSLGGNNIGYNIMGTSLGPNMATHFPSIFKPVSSTDETSNQTSRGLPLWMSQITSSQAQERIMVNTNLREIHQLGSATSSSSGTIYDGNSILQCPNLPPSNNYQLSWVFGTKISNNSNNQELTTSTTTSLPLGNTSAIPSWYSSQHQPQHQQACPSANMSATALLQKAAQIGATSSDPSWLGSLGLKCGNNSQGQDGNNNKYSGMYGSSLVLTTTLGSEADNSGCELSQMHPHKRRHVLNEESGGGQTRDFLGVGVQNHFPHFINQGVDLI, via the exons ATGGATGAAGGAGAAATCATCACACATACTGCTTTCCCTCAGAACCTAACTGCTTCTGCTGCATCTAATGATCATAACAAACCTCCTTCTGCTTTGAGGAGGAAAAGAAACCTCCCAGGAAACCCAG ATCCTGAAGCAGAAGTCATAGCCTTATCACCAAAGACCCTGATGGCTACGAACAGATTCTTGTGTGAAACTTGTGGGAAGGGTTTCCAAAGGGATCAAAATCTCCAACTCCATCGACGTGGACACAACCTTCCATGGAAGCTTAAACAGAGAACGGGTAAAGAAGCAAGAAAAAGGGTTTATGTGTGTCCTGAGAAGAGTTGTGTCCACCACGACCCTTCAAGGGCTCTTGGAGACTTAACTGGGATTAAAAAGCACTTCTGCAGAAAGCACGGTGAAAAGAAGTGGAAGTGCGAGAAGTGCTCGAAGCGTTATGCTGTGcagtcagattggaaagcacaCTCCAAGACCTGTGGCACTAGAGAATATAAATGTGATTGTGGAACTATCTTTTCAAG GAGAGACAGCTTCATCACACACAGGGCCTTCTGTGATGCATTGGCAGAAGAAACGGCTAGGGTAAATGCAGCCTCAGACATAAACACATCCTTAGGGGGCAACAACATTGGTTACAACATAATGGGAACATCCCTAGGCCCTAATATGGCAACCCATTTCCCTTCAATTTTCAAGCCAGTTTCAAGCACTGATGAAACAAGTAACCAAACCTCAAGGGGACTACCCCTTTGGATGAGTCAAATAACATCTTCTCAGGCTCAAGAAAGAATAATGGTCAACACAAATTTGCGTGAGATTCATCAACTTGGTTCTGCCACAAGCTCATCATCAGGAACAATATATGATGGCAACTCAATTCTCCAATGCCCAAATCTTCCACCTTCTAATAACTATCAACTAAGTTGGGTGTTTGGAACTAAAATTTCCAATAACAGTAACAACCAAGAGTTAACAACTAGCACTACTACTTCACTTCCTCTAGGAAACACAAGTGCCATTCCTTCTTGGTATAGTTCCCAACACCAACCTCAACATCAACAAGCATGTCCATCAGCAAACATGTCAGCCACAGCTTTGTTGCAAAAAGCTGCTCAAATTGGAGCAACCTCAAGTGACCCTTCATGGCTTGGGAGCTTAGGTTTGAAATGTGGTAACAATAGCCAAGGTCAAGatggtaataataataagtatagTGGCATGTACGGATCAAGCTTGGTGCTCACAACCACTCTTGGGAGTGAAGCAGATAACTCTGGATGTGAATTGTCACAAATGCACCCTCACAAACGAAGACACGTGCTCAATGAAGAAAGTGGAGGGGGGCAAACTAGGGATTTCCTTGGTGTTGGTGTGCAAAACCATTTTCCACACTTCATCAACCAAGGGGTGGACTTGATTTGA